A single window of Mugil cephalus isolate CIBA_MC_2020 chromosome 1, CIBA_Mcephalus_1.1, whole genome shotgun sequence DNA harbors:
- the LOC125017302 gene encoding urotensin-2-like — translation MKCNHLLSWAFVLVASGPLLAHPITESAEMPYAGPVSVEDRGVGGLDDLSLSEQAFPPQDGAGLRYSTLISGEINRDGVRTTGLLPRGMKREVLLEKQSLLNPFSHILGIRKQFRKRAGNSECFWKYCV, via the exons ATGAAGTGCAACCACCTCCTCTCCTGGGCCTTCGTTCTCGTGGCCTCTGGCCCCCTGCTGGCCCACCCCATCACAGAATCTGCTGAGATGCCCTATGCAGGACCTG TTTCGGTGGAGGACCGAGGAGTCGGCGGCCTGGATGATCTGTCTCTATCCGAGCAAGCCTTCCCTCCACAGGATGGTGCCGGCCTCAGATATTCCACACTGATATCTGGGGAGATTAACAGAGATG GCGTCAGAACAACAGGTCTGCTTCCCAGAGGGATGAAAAGAGAG gtcCTACTGGAGAAACAAAGTCTCCTTAATCCTTTCAGCCACATTCTGGGAATCCGGAAACAGTTCAGGAAGAGAGCGGGCAATTCTGAGTGTTTCTGGAAGTACTGCGTCTAA